The genomic region CCTCCGAATCTCCGCGTGATCGTACCTGCACAACAAAGGAAAGAAGCAAAGCAAGATATGGCAAAAAATCTCGAAATCAAATCAAGCAGATGCTGGAGgatttctgtttatttttttctttatttttcttcttgtttcacGATTGCTATAAAGAGCAATCTTAATACACTGCAAAGGGATACGAAttcgaaaatcaataaaaaaagctATTATTTttacagcaaaaaaaaaaaacagaatacCAAAAGAGCAAAGACCGATTGAGAAAAATCCAAAGGTTGAAACTTTTTTTTCGAActgttgtttcttttttttttattttccgcattttattacaaatatataaaaagaataaaaataaaacggAAAGGGGGTTGACAGCGTACCTGAAATCGGGTCGCGTGCTACTGTCGGAGGTCTCCTCCGTTCGTCGAGGCCACAAAAAACCCTCCAGGGGCTTCGCTCGGAGCGCAAGCGGAAAAGCAAGGCCGAAAGGCcattcttttccctttttcgtTTCAGTTTACAGAGAGTCTAAGcctaagttaaatatttttttaaaaaaaaaaaggaaaaagcatCTAAAAAAATTCTGGCTTTAGGCCCTCCGGTACGGCGGTGCTACGACGGAATGTGGCGGAGCCACAGCGCGAGATCGCCGGCGCCATAGGCCGGATTTAGAGGCTGAAAGTTGAGAGGTTTTCagggttttttttcaaaatgaaatggaaaaaatgaGGTTTTTTTGAACAGAtctttggcttaaatagcctactaaaaacgacgtcgtttagatCCCATAATCCACGTGCCTGACCCGACCCGAAAAGAGGGATCCGCGCGTTTCTGagatttggtttatttttgcGCGCAGTCCCTCGGCCTTCCAAGCACActtcaatctagtccttttatttctttttaaatttaatctcttatctgatttttgtttcattttaatccacaTTAAAGCATTGCGTTTTGGGGATTGggaatatttctttttcaatcccCATGTTATTCGCGCATTATGCACTGgttcttcattttgttttattttcgtttttttccctttaattttggttttgggttcAATTTAATTCCTACTAATCTAATGTGcttgattttctttaaattttctttaagtatttattattcccttatttttaatgtatttaatttttaaaattaatattattttaataattaagcttaatattattttaaatttattattgacaTTGTTTAAATTCATTGTATAttaccattttaattttatatgtattatttttctaagctttttatacatattattatatatactattatatgAAGTTGTTCATTtcgtatatattatttattaaaattaatataagtatatatctatgtttttccatttatttttgaaaatgtttaactacctacttatatttttaacacatattttataatttatgtatatatgtatatatttatattttttctttgttttcataaatgcattatgtattttatatatataaattttataacccaaaattttatgtgtaaattatctttatgtcttttattcttcataattttaaatgcatgcatatattttgtacctttttctctttatatttatttgtttatttccttcatttgcttattgatttatgttttcatttatattttgttcatttgatacttTACATGTCGTTGTTTTTTTATGTggattaatttcgtttatttctatatcattgttgtatttattattgtattttacacttaatgtagcattacatcattttttactcgattttaaaattttcaaattgagataatactcgtatttaggattttcaaggaaattgagccctaacgtattgggttccaattttcttcgttaaatctaacaatcgagaattgctcattaatcaaaaaataaaatgaaaagcttgttgtcgggaatttaatatgttgtatcctaacgtattggatgtgacgtatcgATTTCTCGAaacaaagatttttaaaaaaaaataataacaaaggaaatattccaagtttaggattttgagaaattgtgccctaacgtattgggccgcgatttctttataaatcttaaacaaatgaatattcttttaaattttattacacaagtattttggactaattcatttttcaggaattagaatgtcgtgccttaacgcattgggtgtgacattttctttctccgaaatgataagaGTCCTAATAAGTAAtgcttttttaagtttttattaaagatcatatttttaaattttcgacattaagacactaattaattaactatgtaccaattttgggcgttacgagggtgctaatccttcctcgtacgtaaccgactcccagatccatttttctaaaactcgtagaccaaagctattttttaggtgatccaatcacacctcaataaaagattgatggcgactcccaatttttgtttttttaaagtcgacaactaaatttttatttttttaatataaaaaagtggtttcgacaatgAGCACAAAAATTGTCTATCATGCAACctgattaaattaaatgagaatTTTCGTTATTCTCGTCCCTGTGGGATCAACCTTACTCCTATACTGATATTACATTCGGTTTAAAcgtgagaatttatttttagtgaattcgACACTCATCACCTACACATACATAAATCACATACTGCAATtacaacaagaaaaataatatatagattaaaatgCAAAAACCCATATCAGAGATATTAAACACAAAGATAGATAAAAAAACGCAGTAAATTGATGAAGaaagcaaaaacaataaaacaaaacagaGATGCTTCTAGAGAATTGGAGAGCTAAAAGTGGAGGGAAATCTTTAGcagctaatattttcttaagaAGATAAAGCAAAAACAAGGAGACGAACGAGAGAGTGCATGAAAGAAATGTATTATAAGAACACTcttttgagttttatttgtACTGCTTACATCTATGAAACAAAGAATGATGAGGGTGAAGTGAAGGCAGAGAGAGAAAGGGGTCAATGCTGCTTAGTTGTGATTGTTGTTTATGAAAATGGAGATTGTGGGCGCTACTGTGGCCAATGTGGAGGTTCTTTTTTTAAGAAAGGTGGAGGAAGAGGTGAAGTTGGAGGCAACGATAATAGTCGCATAGTGGaatctaaattataaatattaaattgagatcATTTGTAAATTTcgaacttattttttaaaaattataactaaatcaatataatatataaatgttaaaaattaaatttgttattatatcgaTTTCTTAACTATCATGTTATCTTCTCCACAAAGATTTAACGACAATTAATagaaattgacaaaaaaacaataatttcaattaatttaatgactaaatttaacaaattaatagttgagtaactaaaaaaaacattaattttttttttttaattttcaagcaaGCGAACATAAAAAGCAAAGGGAAGTGGCTCTccactagacctgtccatgggccgggcggcccggcctggcccgacgacccgcccgaaatatgggagggttcgggtaaaaatataggcccgaaatatgggcttgggcaaaaaaacgaggcccgtttaaaaaatgggccgggatcaacttttttggcccggcccgacctggcccaaatataataaatatatttttttaaattttattttttaattttaaaatactttaaaaatatttttatttttatttttaaaatattcttttgtgtttattaaaaatcgggccgggccgggccgggctcgagcttattattttttcccgggccggacctgggcaaaattttaggcccatatttcgggccgggccaggctcAGGCCTAAGAGTCGGACCAAAAATTTTCCGAGCCCAGCCCGAACCCCGCCCAGCCCATGGACAGCTCTACTCTCCACACATATCATGAAAATTCTGTACTTGGTTCATTGTTCAAAGCGGTAGTATTTTTTAGTTGTGGCAATAGATTGTTTCAAGTTATAAACGGACGTTGAATTGACGTGCTTTAATGATTCGGAATTATTTTTAAGATCTAATAATGATTcagatttatttttaagatcCATTAGATCGCACCGCTAGACCTTACACTGTAATCGACACTGTCAAGGTGTTGGCAAGATTATCAGAGCTGGACTCTTTTGAGGTATGTCTCGGTTTAAACTTTCAGGAAATAATGCTGTAAGAATGAAAAGAACTTTGGAGGTCAAGTGTTTGATATCAAATTATGAGCAGAATGCTTTAAACTTGGAAATTAATCAAACCCAACCTGACAACAATTGTCCACTTTGATTTGAGAACCTCAGGGTTTTGTCACGAGTACAGGTTTAAGTGTGTCTCAAAGTTTTCAGATATGAGACTGCAAAGTGTCATAATAGATATATTACAAGCCAAAAGATGGGAAAATTATGAACCTCATTACTCAGTCTATAGGTAACATTGAATGCAGGGTTTTTCCATTGGTTTCCATTTTCAGATTCTCACAAATCCTCTCAACAAAATacaacataaacaaacaaaagagCAGATTCAACTAGTTACTACAAGGTAGTATGATGCTACAAATAAACAATTTCGGGCCttttaacataataacataTTCATAGGCTTCACGTAACGATTCACACTAACATAATCACCAGTAGCTCTTGCATATTCCCAAGTTCCCGAGCATCGAGTAATTCAATATCCAACTAGACactcaaaaaacaaaaataaacaactaagagaaaaaaagaaggcaATCAACTAATGAACACGGATTCTCTCTCAAATATTGGTTAAGAATCATACACCACAATTGGCATATAGTTTGATTCTTGTATTCCATTCTTTCCATAGCTTATCGGATGTCTAAACTGTCTATAACAAGGTGAATTAAGTACAGAAACTCATTCTTCGTATGGCAACAAAGCTACACTTCATCCATCCACACTTTTCTCAAGTGAACAAAAATTATTGGCAAAATTTAGTGGTTCCAAATTAAGGACAAAAGGATACTTGTTCCAAAAATTCAAAGCATTATGACAAAATGCAGCCTACTTATATGCATTTGCATCTGATAATCATAAAAAGGTCAGCCAACACTGTCAGAAAACATGCATGGATAAGGCTTATGATGAGATATTCCTCCATATGAGAAACAAGATATCAAAGGCCAACGGCCAAAAGCTTCAGATTACCTGTAACATGGACGTAAAAGCATTTCAAAGGTGCAAAGCCCCAAAGcttcttttaaaatccaaaagcaGTACCATTGAACCTGTCCACTCCAGCTACATTGGCAAAACAGACGCTTCATACATGCTGCTACCCCCCAGGATAGCCAAAAACATTGGAATAATGAAATCCATTTTAAGGATAATGATCATAATTTAAACGGGACTTCCTCATAAAAAGTCTGTTGGATTCAGTTGTCTCATGTAGACCCTTTAAAACTTAATTCACAGTGCCAACTGATTGAACTCCAGAATACTCCACAACTTAGCAACAGTTAACAAGCAAATTTCTGTAACCTTTTCAAAATCAGCAATGCAACCAGGAAACAGGATAAAAATGCACAGCCTACCTCAATTTACACAATCTTGGGTGATTTTATCTCACTTCTCATTACAGCCCATGCCAAACACATCATTCTAACTTAGGTTTTACCTCATTCTCATACCCTAGCACAAAAGCAACATCTAATATTTGCTAAAATTGCATGCCACACCCCAATATACTGCCCACTACAGCATAAAATGCAGATCTACCAGCATGCCTCCACTCAATTTCTAGAACTTCTTTTCCACCAATAAAATGACAAATCAAAAAAAGTCATAGCCaaatcaagcatatattatCAGCATCTTATAACCAAAAGCATCCATTAGAAATAGGGTAAAATCAAAGCTAATTCACATTAGCATACGTTCTAAACATAATAGCATCATTACTGTACTCATTGATACCAGCAAGGAACAAATACTGCAAGCCAGTAAACACCAATTGATTGCAACAAAATATACAGACAAAAGCAAATATACTGCCGTGCAAATGAAGTAATTCACATTAACATACGCAAGAAGATAGGGGGAAAAGACCACACCACAAAGATAACGATCTAAACATAATAGCATCATTACTGTACTCATAGATACCAGCAAGGAACAAATACTGCAAGCCAGTAAACACCAATTGATTGCAACAAAATATACAGACAAAAGCAATTTTAGTGAAAATATACAAAGCAATGTATTGCCTCATGATAAAATCAAACGTACATGGAACGTATTGGCAGGTTCTTACACCAAACAATGGCAGTATGGCATCACTCACTGCAAAAAACCAGGAAGACACGACGCGCTTGATACGGTTATCTGTATCTTTAACCGTATCTTCAGTGTCACAGTCGAAATTACCATCTGCAAAGGCATGTTCAACCCATTTTTCCCCAGTTGATTATCATGTAAGTCCATCAACCAAAACCTCCAATTCTCTCCTCCCATACCTTCTACCCTCTGCACTAGCTTCCCTACACCTTaccataaagtaaaatatcaACCAAGCCACCATGAAATACAGCTCCAAAGCAGCCTCAATAACAGTAGCGAAAAAATGTTCCCCACCTATATAAGTCAAAACCCACATGACAATAGCTTCATAGCACTTGATCTGTATCGCTTGGTTCAAGAGTGTTGACATCAAATAACAACCTTCTTCAATAATTTCCCTCCCGGTTCTTCTCGAATCCACAATGGCAATCCAAGCAGCTAAAGAGAAAGCGAATGCAACTAAAGTATCCACCAAGAACCACGTAAACAAAAACCCTGAAATCTCCTTCTCAAAACCCCTAATCCACGGTGACATAACCGAAAAAGGCATCAACTTTAACCTAACAAAAAGCTTGAAAAACGAGTAGTGATCCTCAATTTCTCCGAAATACCATAATCCAAGAAGCTGAGTCACCGCGTCTCTTACCGCCCATTTCATTAAAACGAACCCAGTGAGTCTTTTTAATCCCACTTTTGACCCATCCAAAAAAGCCCCAATAAAGGAAACAAATCTTCCAATCAAGTCATTAACAACTGTAACAAAAAGAACACCCaaaatcaaagagtaaatcGTTGTAAACCCTAGAATTAACCACCCATACGAAAACGATAAAAAGCTGACGAGGAAAAAAAGCGTCGCTGCATCTTGACGGCCCAACTCAAATCCTTTATACACGAACTGAAAATCCACAACTCTTTCTTCTTGTTGTTCCCCTTCATTTCTTTCATATACAAAGGGGCTAGTCTTGAATTTAACACCGTGACGAACAATCTCCGGCAACAGAATCCCGTTATCCGCCACGGAATGCGAAAATCCCAATCTAGTGTCAAAGTTGGAAAGAATGACCGGCGTAGAATTGATGGGGCGGTTAGGAAAAGAACCAAAGAGGGAGCGGTCCGGGTGATCATCGTCGGAAGAAAAGAAGTCGTCGTCAAGAGTACCGACACGGGTGAGGTGAAGGAAAGGACGGCGAGTAGGGTGAAGACGCGCGTGGGGGTGGGAAGGATGAAGGTCGAGGCGGGAAAGAAGGGATTTGAAAGAAGGGTCACGTTCGATGAAGGAAGTGAGGAGAAGGGAACCGGATTCAACTAAACAACGGAAAGAGAAGAGGagtaaagaaaggaaaaggaatgTGAAAGGGTGGGTGGTGAAATGCACGGCGGCTTGTCTTAGGACCTGGGAGGTAGATCGGATTTGGCCGAACCGGTGGTGGTGATCCGTCATGGCAGTCTCCGGTGGGTTCAGATTTTATGGGAAGTGAAGAAGCATGGGTGACGACTTAGATGAAATTAGAACGGGGTCCCATTTTTCTGATTTTCTGACTAATGCGTAATGATCATCTATCtctcaatatatattttttgggtcTGGGCCTTTGAAATTATCGTTGGTccatgtttaatattaaatttcgtGTTATCAACGTAAATACTTGTCTAAATCCGACGTAATCTGAAATATGATTCGTATTTTGCTTAAATTCATTCAGACCTTtgctcaaaaaagaaaaaaaaattcacaccTAAATTTATTTAGACAGTGAGCTTAAacgtttttaaaagaaatgtaaGCTTAAACCTAGtaatttaatcatatcataCTATAccatatattatatttcaagGTATTAgattgtatatattatatttcaagattttagatttcTAGTTTATATAAAAGTTTAGAGCTAGCAAATAAGCGGGTTGGGGTTGggtatattttagatttaaatttttaagttttgatttttttcgagTATGGATCAGTTTCGGCTTGAGTATTTTCAATCCCAAATTTATTATagacttgaattttttaaaatttggtctcTTTTGAATTTGGAGTTTTTCGGATTTGAGCTTGGATCAAACCAGGCGAGCTCTAACAGATTCAAAAaatcttgaattttattatttataaatattttaatttcaaatgtaataattcattttacttttatgcgatgataacacaattcaatttacCTTATAAAAagcataattatatatatttaataaagtttttcatataaaataattgaagtgGTTATTGTATCTAAAATTGATTATTCTATGATATTATATGAATCaacaaaaatatcttttattttccattattatattatattgacaattgaataactttttattttcttattaaatttataaacttaataCCCATTCGAAATATTTATtccaaaactaaaatatattatagtaAGCTCAAACCCAAATAGTATACTCATTATtacccaaattcaaaataaactaattatagTCCAAgtctaaaataaaaagaaattaaactcaatacttaattacaaattgtaaaagttaaaagcccaattcaaaatataatttcataaaataatattttattaatatattaaaattctaataatattttatgtattgcAAGTTATAATCATAAACATGTATTTACTAAATTACACATAACTATTAATGgcatatcttttattataatttataatgtaaTAATAGTTATAAATACTAATacttataaagtttattatCTTGTTATGGAATATTATTTCGCATACTATAATAGTAAATTagaacataatatattaattattatcatatattgttgtttattattatactcGTTGAAATATACTCTAAGTCCCTATAATTTTCGTACATTTGATAATTATCCCTACTACTACATTAtataatatcatatcatatcatgtagtatataatatattgggcaaaataccaaaaaaaacccctttttttaaatttaccgaaatgggcccggtattttattatttaccgaaatgggcccttTTCCCCTAAAATGCGTCTACGTCAGCGTGATGTCAGGGGACGCATTTTGCTGACACGTAGCGCGCCCTTGGGGACGCGTTTTTGCCGTTTCTCCAACgttaggttttgggtttttagggttagggtttaaggtttttagggttttagagaaaaaattaaacaaataagggattaggatttcttaattaaattaattataattttttcaaaattgaattaggttttttaagataaaatcaaagcaggatgctttatcagaagaatttctAAAGTCGCGCCCATGTGGATGCACTTTTGCTACAATAGgtcctggaaaaataatttcgagttgacgtttctaagcaaatagtataaaaaacgtttcaagcaggatgctttatcaaaagaatttctgaaatcgcgccctcgtggacgcgcttttgctacattAGGTCCTGggaaaataatttcgagttgacgtttctgagaaaatagtataaaaaatgcttcaagcaggatgctttatcaaaagaatttctgaaatcgtgccctcgtggacgcacttttgctacagtagcatgtttgggctaaggctataaatgaggcaaaaaatgttctcagattgcataagttatagcaaaaacaatttagagaggctaagaaggttagaaattaaatatgagtgaacatattagtgctgttatttactatgatggtgaggtttgcacaccgagaatggtgttgttgtttttttggAGAATACGGTAcaactggtttttaaccagaacataaatttgacagaacttcgtaaaagaattaggcgtaaaatttttggaacgacgccaatgaaagttctgtctattacgtatcgattttgttcttctgttgatccggtgacatatgactcgttcgacataaaagctGCTcatagcttggaggcaatggtgcagactcatcttgctagtggaacaccttatattgagttatatgtacaatttacatcgccaaattATGTAATTgcgaccggtgttcgagatgtatacacgacccctgaccgacactcggttagcgggttacaaaacatgaaacagcccatgtttggtagcggtgtggaatgcacatcccctgcaagacactctatcgatggatgggacatgtacgttggtggctcgatgtttgatgttggaaatacgtactggggaacgacatcaagttctagtggttggcaatctacatccaattgggaaCGCTatgaaatgcccagaagaagggatgatgtactccctacgacgtccaccggtgaggggacctcgtacgctgcagatgatggtgggttagaagatgactccgatgtggatccacctctaGAGCCAGGGCCCGATGGTgtagaagttggcttattttctgaaccgaaGCCTATTCTaacagaacctgaagatgctgaaaggagttcagatgaagaagaaaagccACGTACCAAAAACCCGTTTCccgcaggtaattctctaccaacag from Gossypium raimondii isolate GPD5lz chromosome 1, ASM2569854v1, whole genome shotgun sequence harbors:
- the LOC105785516 gene encoding uncharacterized protein LOC105785516; this encodes MTDHHHRFGQIRSTSQVLRQAAVHFTTHPFTFLFLSLLLFSFRCLVESGSLLLTSFIERDPSFKSLLSRLDLHPSHPHARLHPTRRPFLHLTRVGTLDDDFFSSDDDHPDRSLFGSFPNRPINSTPVILSNFDTRLGFSHSVADNGILLPEIVRHGVKFKTSPFVYERNEGEQQEERVVDFQFVYKGFELGRQDAATLFFLVSFLSFSYGWLILGFTTIYSLILGVLFVTVVNDLIGRFVSFIGAFLDGSKVGLKRLTGFVLMKWAVRDAVTQLLGLWYFGEIEDHYSFFKLFVRLKLMPFSVMSPWIRGFEKEISGFLFTWFLVDTLVAFAFSLAAWIAIVDSRRTGREIIEEGCYLMSTLLNQAIQIKCYEAIVMWVLTYIGGEHFFATVIEAALELYFMVAWLIFYFMVRCREASAEGRRYGRRELEVLVDGLT